Proteins encoded in a region of the Mycobacterium branderi genome:
- a CDS encoding TetR/AcrR family transcriptional regulator — MTTEIGRPRDKRIDGAVLRATVELLAETGYADLSVDAIARRAGTSKPAIYRRWPGKAHLVHEAVFPLGDATALPDTGSLAGDVREMVRRTAAVLTTPAARAALPGLVAEMAADLTLHSALLERFGGILSRGLSERLADAVVRGEARPDVTAAEVVEAVAGTTFLALLTRGDQLDDTWVERTAALITRGISTNGL, encoded by the coding sequence ATGACGACGGAAATTGGCCGACCCCGCGACAAACGCATCGACGGCGCGGTGCTGCGCGCAACCGTCGAGCTGCTCGCCGAGACCGGCTACGCCGACCTCTCGGTGGACGCGATCGCGCGCCGGGCCGGCACCAGCAAGCCGGCGATCTACCGGCGCTGGCCGGGCAAGGCGCATCTGGTGCACGAGGCGGTGTTCCCGCTCGGCGACGCGACAGCCCTGCCCGACACCGGGTCACTGGCCGGCGACGTGCGGGAGATGGTGCGCCGGACCGCGGCCGTACTGACCACCCCCGCCGCCCGTGCGGCGTTGCCCGGCCTGGTGGCCGAGATGGCCGCCGACCTCACGTTGCACTCGGCGCTGCTGGAGCGCTTCGGCGGGATCTTGTCGCGTGGATTGTCGGAGCGCCTCGCGGACGCGGTTGTGCGTGGCGAGGCGCGGCCCGACGTGACCGCCGCCGAAGTCGTCGAGGCCGTCGCCGGCACCACCTTCCTGGCGCTGCTCACCCGCGGAGACCAGCTGGACGACACCTGGGTGGAGCGCACCGCCGCCCTGATCACGAGAGGAATCAGCACCAATGGCTTATGA
- a CDS encoding glycoside hydrolase, translated as MFVLATLMTLIQQVSGTPYVTGGDSPAGTDCSGLASWVSNAATDRPVFGNRFNTGNEESALLARGFRYGTAPGALVIGWNGGHTAVTLPDGTPVSSGEGGGVRIGGGGAYQPQFTHHMYLPLDPEALEDAPAPPNEAVLVGAVAPEEAPPAPAPDEVVEAEAPAPEPEAEPAPAADDAAPEL; from the coding sequence ATGTTTGTTTTAGCGACGCTGATGACACTTATTCAACAGGTGTCAGGCACGCCGTATGTCACCGGCGGGGATTCCCCTGCGGGCACGGACTGTTCGGGCCTGGCTTCCTGGGTGTCCAATGCAGCCACGGATCGCCCGGTATTCGGGAATAGGTTCAACACCGGAAACGAAGAGTCCGCCCTACTGGCCCGCGGGTTCCGGTACGGCACGGCCCCCGGCGCTTTGGTGATCGGGTGGAATGGTGGCCACACCGCCGTGACGCTGCCGGATGGCACTCCGGTGTCCAGCGGCGAAGGCGGCGGCGTCCGAATCGGCGGCGGCGGCGCGTATCAGCCGCAGTTCACCCATCACATGTATCTGCCGCTCGACCCCGAAGCGCTCGAGGACGCACCGGCGCCTCCGAACGAGGCCGTCCTGGTCGGTGCGGTGGCTCCGGAGGAAGCCCCGCCGGCTCCCGCACCCGACGAGGTCGTCGAGGCCGAGGCGCCCGCGCCCGAACCCGAGGCGGAGCCGGCACCCGCGGCCGACGACGCCGCTCCGGAGCTGTAA
- a CDS encoding aminopeptidase, translating into MTVRRLVLAIGAVVLVVGVIGMLVPVSVSDQNGGTIGCGNALISDTKSAESANNKSVANIPILNQVVPHTDYVAECQSALSSRRSWTIPVAVIGAIAVAAAFFVRGRSADSL; encoded by the coding sequence GTGACGGTACGACGGCTGGTTCTGGCAATTGGGGCTGTAGTTCTGGTCGTCGGCGTCATCGGGATGCTGGTTCCGGTGTCGGTGTCCGACCAGAACGGCGGCACCATCGGCTGTGGTAACGCGCTGATCAGCGACACCAAGAGCGCCGAGTCCGCGAACAACAAGTCGGTGGCCAATATCCCGATCCTCAACCAGGTGGTGCCGCACACCGACTATGTGGCCGAATGCCAGTCGGCGCTGTCCAGCCGCCGGTCGTGGACCATCCCGGTGGCGGTGATCGGCGCGATCGCCGTGGCCGCCGCGTTCTTTGTGCGCGGGCGGTCAGCTGATTCGTTGTAG
- a CDS encoding DUF5994 family protein encodes MRPRGTPVRVTLSLQLGHDIDGAWWPRTPGIARELPELIALLGTRLGEIIGINVNWPASQGPPKLDSYGWEAKRQHVMTITGSAGSATLLIVPCRTDTALAVLVLRRAAGLPIDPLHLDTPACRTADGVLRAARAQITCAAPSQL; translated from the coding sequence ATGCGCCCTCGTGGCACCCCCGTACGCGTGACCCTCTCGTTGCAGCTCGGCCACGACATCGACGGGGCATGGTGGCCGCGCACACCGGGCATCGCGCGAGAGCTGCCCGAACTTATCGCGCTTCTGGGCACCCGACTGGGCGAGATCATCGGCATCAACGTCAATTGGCCGGCGTCACAGGGTCCACCCAAGCTGGACTCCTATGGCTGGGAAGCAAAGCGCCAGCATGTCATGACGATCACCGGCAGTGCCGGCAGTGCGACGCTGCTCATCGTGCCGTGTCGAACCGATACTGCACTCGCGGTGTTGGTGCTGCGCCGTGCCGCCGGACTCCCCATCGACCCGCTGCACCTCGACACGCCCGCATGCCGAACCGCGGATGGCGTGCTGCGGGCAGCGCGAGCACAAATCACCTGCGCTGCGCCCAGCCAGCTCTAA
- a CDS encoding MOSC domain-containing protein, with translation MRVASLWRYPVKSMLGETVTTLFVDKGGAAGDRRLALVDATTGRVASAKQPRLWRELLHFSATADSGRVPIRVPDGSSVAADEPGVDNLLSRLLGRPVHLVSKRPDGATLERPDPEQVLEFGVDAEVDTRIIEIAKATPGDSFTDLAPLHAITTATCERIGTEALRYRPNLVIETPPGYPPYAENTWVGKELTVGETRLHVLKPTSRCAVPTLEHGKLPRAPHALRTPVAENRVESLPCAGVYLEVLAEGTIRIGDPVSLGP, from the coding sequence ATGCGCGTAGCGAGCCTGTGGCGCTACCCGGTCAAGTCGATGCTCGGCGAGACGGTGACGACGCTGTTCGTCGACAAAGGCGGCGCCGCCGGGGACCGGCGGCTGGCGCTGGTGGACGCCACAACCGGGCGGGTGGCGAGCGCCAAACAGCCGCGGCTGTGGCGTGAGCTCCTGCACTTCTCCGCCACCGCAGACAGCGGCCGGGTGCCCATCCGCGTGCCCGACGGAAGCAGCGTCGCCGCCGACGAACCCGGGGTCGACAACCTGCTCTCGCGGCTGCTCGGTCGGCCGGTCCACTTGGTGAGCAAGCGACCCGACGGTGCCACGCTCGAACGGCCCGACCCCGAGCAGGTGCTCGAGTTCGGCGTGGATGCCGAGGTCGATACCCGCATCATCGAGATCGCCAAAGCCACACCGGGCGACTCGTTCACCGATCTCGCGCCGCTGCATGCGATAACGACGGCCACCTGCGAGCGCATCGGCACCGAGGCGCTGCGGTACCGGCCCAACCTGGTGATCGAGACGCCGCCCGGATACCCGCCTTATGCCGAAAACACTTGGGTCGGTAAGGAATTGACCGTGGGGGAGACCAGGCTGCACGTTTTGAAGCCCACGTCGCGGTGCGCGGTGCCCACCCTCGAACACGGCAAGCTGCCTCGAGCCCCGCATGCGCTGCGCACGCCGGTGGCCGAAAACCGGGTGGAATCGCTGCCCTGCGCCGGCGTTTATCTGGAGGTGCTCGCGGAGGGCACCATCCGCATCGGCGACCCGGTCAGCCTCGGCCCATGA
- a CDS encoding sulfotransferase family protein: MADATTVYLDDLAEPRFSPDIQQIRDLMATMAPDSPLDADALHAKAAAETGLDDFGPDDYRERLDVYLAALHEVSGMHGPGIVNFHAQLLGWLKNRLLLTDLLKRHPEIRDIELLPPVVIAGLPRTGTTHLHNLLAAAPTFRTLPYWESVEPFPLPAEAGAEPDPRRTRMDAAVDFMNAVMPHFRLMHEMTTDHVHEEIQLLANAFSSMLFETLADVPRWRDYYLAHDQTPAYEYLALQLKALQFLRGGRRWLLKSPSHLEQLPVLDAVFPSVVVVFTHRDPVPVALSMITMITYTARMHRSPVPITEIAASWIDRLELMLAALVRDRDIIGPDRSVDIRFDDFMADELGVAERLYDLAGETLTAEARAAMASYLAGHQRGRLGQVATSAEMFGLDEHDLAVRFGSYVERFLR; encoded by the coding sequence GTGGCCGACGCCACAACCGTCTACCTGGACGATCTCGCCGAACCCCGCTTCAGCCCGGACATCCAGCAGATCCGCGACCTGATGGCAACGATGGCGCCCGACAGCCCGCTGGACGCCGACGCGCTGCACGCCAAGGCGGCGGCGGAAACCGGGCTCGACGACTTCGGGCCCGACGACTACCGGGAACGCCTCGACGTCTACCTCGCGGCCCTGCACGAGGTCAGCGGGATGCACGGGCCGGGAATCGTCAACTTCCACGCGCAGCTGCTGGGTTGGCTCAAGAACCGGCTACTGCTCACGGACCTGCTCAAGCGGCACCCCGAAATCCGCGACATCGAGCTGCTGCCGCCGGTCGTCATTGCCGGCCTGCCGCGCACCGGCACCACCCACCTGCACAACCTGCTTGCGGCGGCGCCGACGTTCCGCACCCTTCCCTACTGGGAGAGCGTCGAACCGTTTCCGCTGCCCGCCGAGGCGGGTGCCGAGCCGGATCCCCGCCGCACCCGGATGGACGCGGCCGTCGACTTCATGAACGCGGTGATGCCGCACTTTCGGCTCATGCACGAGATGACGACCGACCATGTCCACGAGGAGATCCAGCTGCTGGCCAACGCCTTCTCCTCGATGCTGTTCGAGACCCTTGCGGATGTGCCGCGGTGGCGTGACTACTACCTGGCGCACGACCAGACGCCGGCCTACGAATATCTCGCGTTGCAGCTGAAGGCGCTGCAGTTCCTGCGCGGTGGCCGCCGCTGGCTGCTCAAGTCGCCGTCACACCTCGAGCAGCTGCCGGTTTTGGATGCCGTATTTCCCAGCGTGGTGGTGGTTTTCACCCACCGCGACCCGGTGCCGGTGGCGCTGTCGATGATCACGATGATCACCTACACCGCGCGAATGCACCGCTCGCCCGTGCCGATTACGGAGATCGCCGCGTCGTGGATCGACCGGCTGGAGTTGATGCTGGCTGCGCTGGTGCGCGACCGCGACATCATCGGTCCGGACCGCTCCGTCGACATCCGATTCGACGACTTCATGGCCGACGAGCTCGGCGTCGCAGAACGGCTTTACGACCTCGCCGGCGAGACGCTCACGGCCGAGGCGCGTGCCGCCATGGCTTCATACCTGGCCGGCCATCAGCGCGGCCGGCTCGGCCAGGTCGCGACGTCAGCCGAGATGTTCGGGCTCGACGAGCACGACCTGGCCGTGCGCTTCGGTTCCTATGTTGAGCGATTCTTGCGGTGA
- a CDS encoding DUF1214 domain-containing protein, protein MAYESTAAWQELLTTLGGLDRSFLEGDRAVTDDRHIADGYRMLATTLGVAFDTYLFAEPSRPIFVEVNTPFRRDRRWGGDNTDAYYCICPIDPKRRYRISGNKGDSVYFSLTAYNEPAPGAWSDRIVAIVRDDDLDIDADGNFSFEFGPTPDAAVLMTRDYQADPLTGRPVSWRIEALDEPDPIRHGDAETAAALRASAAWLRTMFAIVPLAVGARNNDAHTLGHETAYSANQFADPYQVPDANFGWSARDACYAYGSFELADDEALVITHRPPSCRFWNLVVWNQFMATHCVTDARSSINGHAAVPNADGSVTIVISRGMTAHPNSLTTLDYPRGNLAFRWFLADAVPERPQVRLVKASDAPTGVD, encoded by the coding sequence ATGGCTTATGAATCCACCGCCGCATGGCAGGAGTTGCTGACGACGCTGGGCGGCCTGGATCGATCGTTTCTCGAGGGCGATCGTGCAGTCACCGACGACCGGCACATTGCCGACGGCTACCGCATGCTCGCGACCACATTGGGAGTGGCGTTCGACACCTATTTGTTCGCCGAGCCCAGCCGGCCGATTTTCGTGGAGGTCAACACACCGTTCCGGCGGGACCGGCGCTGGGGAGGCGATAACACCGACGCCTACTACTGCATCTGCCCGATCGACCCCAAACGCCGCTACCGGATCAGCGGCAACAAGGGTGACAGCGTCTACTTTTCGCTGACCGCCTACAACGAACCGGCGCCCGGCGCATGGTCGGATCGGATCGTTGCGATCGTGCGCGACGACGATCTCGACATCGACGCGGACGGTAACTTCTCGTTCGAGTTCGGACCGACGCCCGATGCGGCGGTGCTGATGACCCGCGACTACCAGGCCGACCCGCTGACCGGCCGCCCGGTGAGCTGGCGTATCGAGGCGCTCGACGAGCCCGACCCGATCCGGCACGGCGACGCCGAAACCGCTGCCGCCCTGCGGGCCAGTGCGGCGTGGCTGCGCACGATGTTCGCCATTGTGCCCCTTGCCGTCGGCGCACGGAACAACGACGCACACACGCTCGGACACGAAACCGCTTACAGTGCAAACCAATTCGCCGACCCTTACCAGGTGCCCGATGCGAATTTCGGCTGGTCGGCACGTGATGCCTGTTACGCCTACGGCAGTTTCGAGCTGGCCGACGACGAGGCGCTCGTGATCACCCATCGGCCGCCCTCTTGCCGGTTCTGGAACCTTGTGGTGTGGAACCAGTTCATGGCCACGCACTGTGTCACCGACGCGCGCAGCTCGATCAACGGCCATGCCGCGGTCCCCAACGCCGACGGGTCCGTGACGATCGTGATCTCGCGCGGCATGACCGCGCACCCGAATTCGCTTACCACGCTGGACTATCCGCGCGGAAACCTCGCGTTCCGCTGGTTTTTGGCCGACGCGGTGCCCGAGCGGCCGCAGGTGCGGCTGGTCAAGGCATCGGATGCGCCGACGGGTGTGGACTGA
- a CDS encoding SAM-dependent methyltransferase — translation MTEKDRVRWDEVYTGSGPAQLAAVGLPSVFAGFEDLFPTAGHALDLACGQGLAAVWLARRGLDVHGFDVSPVAIRHARDLARRGGVGDRCRFDVVDLDQGLPDGPAADVVVCHRFRDRRLDRVIIRRLAPDGLLAISALSEVGGTPGPFRAAPGELTSAFAELELIAADEADGVAWVLARR, via the coding sequence GTGACCGAGAAAGATCGTGTTCGCTGGGACGAGGTCTACACCGGCAGCGGCCCGGCGCAGCTGGCTGCGGTCGGTCTGCCCTCGGTGTTCGCCGGCTTCGAGGATCTGTTCCCGACGGCCGGGCATGCTCTGGACCTGGCCTGCGGGCAGGGGCTAGCCGCCGTGTGGCTCGCTCGTCGCGGCTTGGACGTCCACGGATTCGACGTCTCGCCGGTTGCCATCCGTCACGCGCGGGATCTGGCCCGGCGAGGCGGCGTCGGCGATCGCTGCCGGTTCGACGTCGTTGATCTTGATCAGGGTCTGCCGGACGGTCCAGCGGCGGACGTCGTCGTCTGCCACCGGTTCCGGGACCGTCGCCTCGACCGGGTGATCATCCGGCGACTGGCGCCAGACGGGCTGCTCGCGATCAGCGCGCTCAGCGAGGTCGGTGGCACGCCTGGCCCGTTTCGGGCGGCGCCGGGTGAGCTGACCTCCGCGTTCGCCGAACTCGAGCTGATCGCCGCGGACGAGGCCGACGGCGTGGCCTGGGTGCTGGCGAGGAGGTGA
- a CDS encoding DUF4407 domain-containing protein, giving the protein MCARKTPEPRLVAWLTWLGGGQWDELGERHERSAHAVAGVVVLLNTALTWLVATLAISGSTGWPAPAVLPLTLAFGVLVGALSRAVASGPSRGGLIGRAAVAVAVGVVAGELGALVVFAGSIDRRLDEQTAHHADSTPAVAQSAAELQRLRDARSSLDDAVDQARTQRDEALVVARCEYHPTPACPQTHITGVPGVGPETRTANDLLADAQRELDNAVAARQQRSGRLDAQIADGAAQLAQARQTAIAGADRGLGARWLALGDLCSANPGALLLRLITVGFFVLLNLLPLLLRMWRGETTHDRHVAARVERDRAEVTADTAIAVKRAEVRAAAEILWAEQQLAQARSAVEAHEAPGAPTPELAPGDETDSQATNLPTPARATLPLIPDVTKAAARWIGPLVPTMVTRAIDTTTRPLRTARQVFEEFEEITFSLKRTRRVVVDGEEPAGQPHGSTVVDEGPRRVKAERVDTDHRAELQTADSPPQLPSAG; this is encoded by the coding sequence ATGTGCGCCCGCAAAACACCCGAACCGCGTCTTGTCGCCTGGCTGACCTGGCTCGGCGGCGGCCAGTGGGATGAACTCGGCGAGCGGCACGAACGCTCCGCCCATGCGGTGGCCGGCGTGGTGGTGTTGCTCAACACCGCGCTGACCTGGCTGGTCGCCACGCTCGCGATCTCAGGATCGACCGGTTGGCCGGCCCCGGCCGTGTTGCCGCTGACGCTGGCGTTTGGTGTGCTCGTCGGCGCGCTCAGCCGCGCCGTTGCCAGCGGCCCGTCGCGCGGCGGCCTGATCGGGCGCGCAGCGGTGGCGGTAGCGGTCGGCGTCGTCGCCGGCGAACTGGGCGCACTCGTCGTGTTCGCCGGCTCGATCGACCGCCGTCTGGACGAACAGACCGCGCACCACGCCGACTCGACGCCTGCGGTCGCGCAATCGGCGGCCGAACTTCAGCGGCTCCGCGACGCGCGCAGCTCACTCGACGACGCCGTCGACCAAGCACGCACACAGCGCGACGAAGCGCTGGTGGTCGCCCGCTGCGAGTATCACCCCACGCCTGCCTGCCCACAGACCCACATCACCGGTGTGCCCGGCGTCGGCCCCGAAACCCGCACTGCCAACGACCTTCTCGCCGACGCGCAGCGGGAACTGGACAACGCCGTCGCGGCACGCCAGCAGCGGTCCGGACGGCTCGATGCTCAAATCGCCGACGGTGCAGCCCAACTCGCGCAAGCACGGCAGACGGCGATCGCCGGCGCCGATCGCGGATTAGGTGCACGATGGCTGGCCTTGGGTGACCTCTGCTCGGCCAATCCGGGCGCCCTGCTGTTGCGGTTGATCACGGTCGGATTCTTCGTACTGCTGAACCTGTTGCCGTTGCTCCTTCGCATGTGGCGCGGTGAGACCACCCATGATCGTCACGTGGCCGCTCGCGTGGAGCGTGACCGCGCCGAGGTTACGGCGGACACCGCGATCGCCGTAAAGCGTGCCGAGGTGCGGGCAGCCGCCGAAATCCTTTGGGCGGAGCAGCAACTCGCGCAGGCACGGTCGGCCGTCGAGGCGCACGAGGCGCCGGGGGCACCCACCCCTGAACTGGCGCCGGGCGACGAAACCGACTCGCAGGCAACGAATCTGCCGACGCCGGCGCGAGCCACGCTTCCCCTCATCCCCGACGTCACCAAAGCGGCCGCCCGGTGGATCGGCCCGCTGGTGCCGACCATGGTCACCCGGGCGATCGACACCACAACGCGGCCGCTTCGCACCGCTCGCCAGGTGTTCGAGGAGTTCGAGGAGATCACCTTCTCGCTCAAGCGCACTCGCAGGGTGGTCGTTGACGGTGAGGAACCTGCTGGCCAGCCACACGGATCGACCGTGGTGGACGAGGGCCCGCGCCGCGTCAAAGCTGAGCGCGTGGACACCGATCATCGGGCCGAACTTCAGACCGCCGATAGCCCACCGCAATTGCCGTCCGCAGGCTGA